In a genomic window of Acipenser ruthenus chromosome 41, fAciRut3.2 maternal haplotype, whole genome shotgun sequence:
- the LOC131708986 gene encoding zinc finger protein 501-like encodes MDSVKMESVQIKEEFPELEPVPIRVEFSELASLPIKQELCEMQCDSSQPEVSEIKAEHNELEIPQTEEPLPVNQEEVLETVCIKQEPPEVEFEHMEPVKEESEDFKPNILEQERVRLRECSVVLERICVREQGAGEEGSPNSTQGGGKEDGRSHSECSLAGSSSAAKARAGGGEYPDCGKGFTQLGHLKKTQKIHRGEKQHHCSDCGKSFNQLNSLVSHQRIHTGEKPFCCSDCGKSFSHSSNLKKHQRIHTGEKQYCCSHCGKSFSRSDSLVSHQQIHKGEKPYCCSDCGKSFSQAGNLKAHQRIHTGEKPYHCSFCGKCFSRSHSLVSHQQIHTGEKLYCCSDCGKSFSQSGDLKTHQRTHTGEKPYICSDCGKSFSNWGNMKKHQKIHTGEKPYCCSDCGKSFIQTGNLKAHQRTHTGEKPYCCSACGKSFRDSGDLKKHQRIHTGEKPYCCSDCGKSFNQSNSLISHQRIHTGEKPYHCFVCGKSFRVKQSLQNHQRVHKGEEP; translated from the exons atggacagtgtgaagatggaatctgtccagattaaagaggagttccctgaacttgaacctgtccccattagagtggagttctctgagctggcttccctccccattaaacaggagctctgtgagatgcaatgtgacagcagccagccagaggtctccgagattaaagctgagcacaatgaattggagatcccccagacagaagaaccccttcctgttaatcaagaagaggtgctggaaactgtctgtattaaacaggagccccctgaagtagagtttgagcacatggaaccagtgaaggaagaatcagaggacttcaaaccaaacatccttGAGCAGGAGcgtgtacgcctgcgggagtgtagcgtggtgctggagagaatctgcgtgagagagcaaggcgctggagaggaaggctctcccaacagcacgcaaggaggtggaaaggaagacgggcgctcccattcagaatgcagtctagcag gttccagttcagcagctaaagcgagggcgggcggtggagaatatcctgactgtgggaaaggtttcacccagttaggacatttaaaaaaaacacagaaaattcacagaggagagaaacagcatcactgctctgactgtgggaagagtttcaatcagttaaacagccttgtttcacaccagcgaattcacacaggagagaaaccgttttgctgcagtgactgtgggaagagtttcagtcattcaagcaacctgaaaaaacaccagcgaattcacacaggagagaaacagtattgctgctctcactgtgggaagagtttcagtcggtcagacagccttgtttcacaccagcaaattcacaaaggagagaaaccgtattgctgctctgactgtgggaagagtttcagtcaggcgggaaacctgaaagcacaccagcgaattcacacaggagagaaaccgtatcactgttctttCTGTGGGAAGTGTTTCAGTCGGTCGCACAGCCTTGTTTCACAtcagcaaattcacactggagagaaactgtattgctgctctgactgtggaaagagtttcagtcagtcaggagacctgaaaacacaccagcgaactcacacaggagagaaaccgtatatctgctctgactgtgggaagagtttcagtaactggggaaacatgaaaaaacaccaaaaaattcacacaggagagaaaccgtattgctgctctgattgtgggaagagcttcattcAGACGGGaaacctgaaagcacaccagcgaactcacacaggagagaaaccgtattgctgctctgcctgtgggaagagtttcagagattcaggagacctaaaaaaacaccagcgaattcacacaggagagaaaccgtattgctgctctgactgtgggaaaagtttcaatCAGTCAAACAGCCTTATttcacaccaacgaattcacacaggagagaaaccgtatcactgctttgtctgtgggaagagtttccgcgTTAAACAAAGCCTTCAAAACCACCAGCGAGTTCACAAAGGAGAGGAACCTTAA